The following coding sequences are from one Paenibacillus sp. FSL R5-0912 window:
- a CDS encoding response regulator, whose product MLRAIIVDDERLSLNQLSWVLSESGEVEICQTFRNPLKAYEYARDNPIDIAFLDISMPEVSGMKLSRQLHELYDAMDVVFVTGYEEYALQAFDASATDYLLKPVSAERVRQTLDKIRRRPRRQEVEPVLEVCMFDGFKLMHPGPDRKPLKLRSPKTEELFAYLLYKRSVSRDEIMDTLWSGFESGKASNNLNSNLYYIRKAISESGLKICLLPDRNEVQIVENSLSCDLYAFERLLREIRMNRDGHKELLKQAAALYTGPFLKGKTYEWASTKARRLEQDYIELQELAARNYLEQHQMEQALQAYDEILRIDALREDIAGQTLRLLIGLGRTSEAIRRYRKLEEVLLQELGTQPGTPIREMMHRLNR is encoded by the coding sequence ATGCTTCGGGCGATAATTGTCGATGATGAACGGCTTTCACTTAATCAGCTCAGCTGGGTTCTGTCCGAGAGTGGAGAGGTCGAGATCTGCCAGACCTTCCGGAATCCGTTGAAGGCCTATGAATATGCCAGGGACAACCCTATCGATATTGCTTTTCTGGATATTTCCATGCCGGAGGTAAGCGGGATGAAGTTGTCCCGGCAGCTCCATGAGCTATATGATGCTATGGACGTGGTATTCGTTACCGGCTATGAGGAATATGCGCTTCAGGCGTTCGACGCCAGCGCGACTGACTATCTGCTGAAGCCGGTTTCTGCCGAACGGGTGAGACAGACTCTGGATAAAATAAGGCGGCGGCCGCGGCGGCAAGAGGTGGAGCCTGTGCTGGAGGTATGCATGTTTGACGGCTTTAAGCTGATGCACCCCGGACCGGACAGGAAGCCACTCAAGCTGAGGAGCCCCAAGACGGAGGAACTGTTCGCTTATCTCCTGTACAAACGCTCAGTCAGCCGTGACGAGATTATGGACACCCTGTGGAGCGGGTTTGAGTCCGGGAAGGCAAGCAACAACCTGAATAGCAATCTGTATTATATCCGCAAAGCTATCAGTGAAAGCGGGCTTAAGATATGCCTGCTGCCTGACCGGAATGAGGTACAGATCGTGGAGAATTCCCTGTCCTGTGACCTGTATGCATTCGAGCGTTTGCTGAGAGAAATCAGAATGAACCGGGACGGACATAAGGAATTACTGAAACAGGCAGCAGCTTTGTATACCGGACCTTTTCTTAAGGGTAAAACCTACGAATGGGCCAGCACCAAGGCGCGCCGCCTGGAGCAGGATTATATAGAGCTGCAAGAGTTGGCCGCCCGTAACTATCTCGAGCAGCATCAGATGGAGCAGGCATTGCAGGCATATGATGAAATTCTCCGGATCGATGCCCTGCGCGAGGATATCGCCGGGCAGACCCTGCGGCTGTTGATCGGACTCGGAAGAACAAGCGAGGCCATCCGGCGGTACCGCAAGCTGGAGGAAGTCCTGCTGCAGGAGCTGGGAACACAGCCGGGCACCCCCATCCGAGAGATGATGCATAGATTGAACAGGTAA
- a CDS encoding cytochrome c biogenesis CcdA family protein, producing MTDLAGDSIFLFGVFGAGLLSFFAPCILPLLPVYVSYLSGGIVDGANQGVADTRSFRFRSSFMMRTLLFVLGLSVVFILLGFGSGILGNIISSPRFIAICGAIVILFGIYQTGLIKLSWLEREKKLSSNRVTKGGYIGAFLLGLTFSFGWTPCIGPVLAGILSIAAGEGSPAYGGFLMFLYTLGLAIPFLIMSVFSEVLVKRIRRLYRFMGGIKIASGCMLIIMGLLLMTDRLNTIVGWIQ from the coding sequence GTGACAGATTTGGCCGGTGATTCTATATTTCTGTTCGGCGTATTCGGCGCAGGGCTGTTATCGTTTTTTGCACCATGTATTCTGCCGTTGCTTCCGGTATATGTGTCTTATCTGTCTGGCGGTATAGTGGATGGCGCGAATCAGGGAGTGGCTGACACCCGCTCCTTCCGGTTTCGTTCCAGTTTCATGATGCGGACGTTGTTGTTTGTTCTTGGACTCTCTGTAGTCTTCATCTTACTTGGTTTCGGTTCCGGCATCCTTGGCAATATCATATCCAGCCCGAGATTCATTGCCATCTGCGGAGCCATCGTTATCTTGTTCGGGATCTATCAGACAGGCCTCATCAAGTTATCTTGGCTGGAACGGGAAAAAAAACTATCCAGCAATCGTGTGACCAAAGGCGGATATATAGGCGCCTTCCTGCTCGGTCTGACGTTCAGCTTCGGCTGGACTCCCTGCATCGGCCCGGTACTCGCAGGCATTCTCAGCATCGCTGCCGGTGAAGGCTCTCCTGCTTATGGAGGCTTCCTCATGTTCCTGTATACGCTCGGTCTAGCTATCCCCTTCCTGATCATGTCCGTGTTCTCGGAGGTTCTAGTGAAGCGGATTCGCCGCTTGTACAGATTCATGGGAGGAATCAAAATCGCGTCCGGCTGTATGCTGATTATAATGGGACTGCTGCTGATGACAGACCGGCTGAACACGATTGTCGGCTGGATTCAATAA
- the msrAB gene encoding bifunctional peptide-methionine (S)-S-oxide reductase MsrA/peptide-methionine (R)-S-oxide reductase MsrB translates to MRRAWKWMGYVLVIGGMLSLLMACGTKPDAPAGNTGSPAAMDKGKPAPDFALQDLKGNSLQLSDLQGKKVYVKYWASWCSICLAGLEDLNTLAGQENDFQVVTIVTPDAKGEKSSKEFTEWFKRQSYDNLTVLLDEDGVWAKKFEVRAFPTSYYIDADGNLVKSLPGHASNEQITQTFEGMKSASAAPVRAVKTTTIADKDLHNLYLAGGCFWGVEAYMSRIQGVQDVTSGYANGEGENPAYEDVIRGDRGFAETVHVKYDPKQVTLQQLLESYFKVVDPTSRNKQGNDRGVQYRTGIYYSSPEDAAIIQQAVDQEQTNYDKPIVTEVLPLKNYYLAEEYHQDYLEKNPNGYCHIDLSILDEQAVVIDPAQYPRPSDEQLKEQLTAEQYAVAVNNDTEHAFSNEYWDNYEPGLYVDITTGEPLFTSKDKYDSGCGWPSFTKPITPEVVTYTTDTSFGMERTEVRSQSGDIHLGHVFDDGPEDRGGKRYCINSASIRFIPLDQMETEHYGYLLRLVE, encoded by the coding sequence ATGAGGCGTGCGTGGAAATGGATGGGATATGTCCTGGTGATTGGCGGAATGCTGTCGCTCCTGATGGCCTGTGGTACGAAACCGGACGCACCCGCCGGCAATACCGGCTCCCCCGCTGCAATGGACAAAGGAAAGCCTGCACCTGATTTTGCATTACAGGATCTGAAGGGAAACTCTCTTCAACTGTCGGATCTACAGGGTAAGAAAGTGTATGTGAAATATTGGGCTTCCTGGTGTTCCATCTGTCTGGCCGGACTTGAGGACCTCAATACCTTGGCCGGGCAAGAGAATGATTTCCAGGTGGTCACGATCGTTACACCGGATGCCAAGGGAGAAAAGTCTTCCAAGGAATTTACAGAGTGGTTCAAGAGACAGTCTTATGATAACTTAACCGTACTTTTGGATGAGGATGGGGTATGGGCCAAGAAATTTGAAGTCAGGGCATTCCCTACCTCCTATTATATTGATGCAGACGGAAATCTAGTGAAATCACTCCCGGGTCATGCTTCCAATGAGCAAATTACCCAGACCTTCGAGGGAATGAAGTCAGCCTCAGCAGCCCCGGTCCGGGCCGTGAAGACCACCACCATCGCCGATAAGGATCTGCACAATCTGTACCTCGCAGGCGGCTGCTTCTGGGGGGTGGAGGCCTATATGTCCCGCATTCAGGGAGTTCAGGATGTAACCTCGGGTTATGCCAACGGGGAAGGCGAGAATCCGGCCTATGAAGATGTCATTCGCGGGGACCGGGGGTTCGCGGAGACCGTTCATGTGAAATATGATCCGAAGCAAGTGACGCTGCAGCAATTGCTGGAGTCTTATTTCAAAGTGGTTGATCCTACCAGCCGGAATAAGCAAGGCAATGACAGAGGCGTTCAATATCGGACAGGAATCTATTATTCGTCCCCAGAGGATGCAGCCATCATTCAGCAGGCCGTAGATCAGGAGCAGACGAACTATGATAAGCCGATCGTAACGGAAGTTCTGCCTCTGAAGAACTATTATCTGGCTGAGGAGTACCATCAGGATTATCTGGAGAAGAACCCGAACGGATACTGCCACATTGACTTAAGTATTCTGGATGAGCAAGCGGTTGTGATTGATCCTGCCCAATACCCCCGCCCCTCCGATGAACAATTGAAGGAACAATTAACCGCTGAACAGTATGCGGTCGCAGTCAATAATGATACCGAACATGCCTTCAGCAACGAATATTGGGATAACTACGAACCCGGTCTGTATGTCGATATCACGACAGGAGAGCCCTTATTCACCAGCAAGGATAAATACGATTCCGGTTGCGGATGGCCCAGCTTCACGAAGCCCATTACCCCGGAGGTGGTAACCTACACCACGGACACCAGCTTCGGCATGGAACGCACCGAGGTCCGCAGCCAATCCGGCGATATCCACCTGGGTCATGTGTTCGATGACGGCCCCGAAGACCGCGGCGGCAAACGCTACTGCATCAACAGCGCCTCCATCCGCTTCATCCCCCTGGACCAGATGGAAACGGAGCATTACGGTTATTTGCTCAGGCTGGTGGAGTAG
- a CDS encoding cobalamin-independent methionine synthase II family protein, translating to MCNRFQIVGSLLRPAELLEYKQQIEHRDDIQYPFYQDFQGYEQCEAEAIQAVVDKERDNGLSILTDGEYSKSMWHLDFVWGFQGVDRYIADHGYFFRDIDGASKYETRKDIGLRITGELGGKNHHFIHAYKKLQALAGDRETKLCVPSPSHIYGELSWSDNIGSTQVYKDRQGLKEGLVQAYKEFVEEFAAAGGRILQFDDCLWELFADDNPNSPFTGEKINHEEVQGLAAEFIDINNTIIDYGHSLGLLMWTHNCRGNYDSRNMGGGSYAKIANLFLKQLKYDRFFLEWDDDRAGSLEALAVFKDRPETEIVLGLLSSKTNTLDDEARVVQMLDEAAKIIDKDRLLLSHQCGFASCDGGNELTEDEQWAKIRQGQEIARQYWG from the coding sequence ATGTGCAATAGATTTCAAATCGTAGGCAGCCTGCTGCGTCCGGCGGAGCTATTAGAATATAAACAGCAGATTGAACACCGTGATGATATCCAGTATCCCTTTTACCAGGACTTTCAGGGGTATGAGCAGTGTGAAGCGGAGGCCATTCAGGCTGTAGTGGATAAAGAAAGAGACAACGGGTTGTCCATTCTTACGGATGGGGAATATTCCAAGTCGATGTGGCATCTGGACTTCGTCTGGGGCTTCCAGGGGGTTGACCGCTATATCGCGGATCATGGATATTTCTTCAGAGATATAGATGGAGCCTCCAAATACGAGACTAGAAAAGATATCGGTCTGCGCATTACAGGTGAATTGGGCGGAAAGAACCATCATTTCATTCATGCCTATAAGAAGCTTCAAGCTCTTGCCGGTGACCGTGAGACCAAGCTGTGCGTCCCTTCGCCGTCCCATATTTATGGTGAGCTATCCTGGTCGGATAACATTGGCAGTACACAAGTGTACAAGGACAGACAGGGACTGAAAGAGGGCCTGGTCCAAGCGTATAAGGAGTTTGTAGAGGAATTTGCTGCGGCTGGCGGACGTATTCTGCAATTCGACGATTGCTTATGGGAGTTATTTGCCGATGATAACCCGAACTCTCCATTTACCGGCGAGAAAATCAATCATGAGGAAGTACAGGGTCTGGCGGCAGAATTCATTGACATTAACAATACAATCATTGATTACGGCCATAGCTTGGGCCTCCTCATGTGGACGCATAACTGCCGCGGCAACTATGATTCCCGTAATATGGGCGGCGGCTCGTATGCCAAGATTGCGAATCTGTTCCTCAAGCAGCTGAAGTACGACCGCTTCTTCCTGGAATGGGATGATGACCGTGCAGGCTCTCTTGAGGCGCTAGCGGTGTTCAAAGATAGACCGGAGACGGAGATTGTACTGGGATTGCTGTCTTCCAAAACGAATACGCTTGACGATGAGGCCCGTGTAGTTCAAATGCTTGATGAAGCAGCGAAAATTATTGATAAGGACAGATTGTTACTGTCCCATCAATGCGGGTTCGCGTCCTGCGATGGCGGTAATGAATTAACGGAAGATGAGCAGTGGGCGAAGATTAGACAGGGACAAGAGATTGCCCGGCAATATTGGGGTTAA